A portion of the Homalodisca vitripennis isolate AUS2020 chromosome 2, UT_GWSS_2.1, whole genome shotgun sequence genome contains these proteins:
- the LOC124356032 gene encoding keratin-associated protein 10-12-like — protein MKPLYKNSQIGTASNPSLLHSRRSRRLVLRTPSCCNQTRETRRLVLRTPSCCNQTRETRRLALCAPSCCNQTRETSRLVLRTPSCCNQTRETRILVLRTPSCCNQTRETRRLALCAPSCCNQTRETSRLVLRTPSCCNQTRETRRFLLCAPSCCNQTRETSRLVLRTPSCCNQTRETRRLVLRTPSCCNQTRETRRLALCAPSCCNQTRETRRLALCVHPLAATRLEKLVDWHCVHPLAATRLEKLVVGTVCTLLLQPD, from the coding sequence ATGAAACCACTCTATAAAAATTCGCAGATTGGTACTGCGTCCAATCCCTCACTGCTCCACTCTAGAAGATCTCGTAGATTGGTACTGCGTACACCCTCTTGCTGCAACCAGACTAGAGAAACTCGTAGATTGGTACTGCGTACACCCTCTTGCTGCAACCAGACTAGAGAAACTCGTAGATTGGCACTGTGTGCACCCTCTTGCTGCAACCAGACTAGAGAAACTAGTAGATTGGTACTGCGTACACCCTCTTGCTGCAACCAGACTAGAGAAACTCGTATATTGGTACTGCGTACACCCTCTTGCTGCAACCAGACTAGAGAAACTCGTAGATTGGCACTGTGTGCACCCTCTTGCTGCAACCAGACTAGAGAAACTAGTAGATTGGTACTGCGTACACCCTCTTGCTGCAACCAGACTAGAGAAACTCGTAGATTTTTACTGTGTGCACCCTCTTGCTGCAATCAGACTAGAGAAACTAGTAGATTGGTACTGCGTACACCCTCTTGCTGCAACCAGACTAGAGAAACTCGTAGATTGGTACTGCGTACACCCTCTTGCTGCAACCAGACTAGAGAAACTCGTAGATTGGCACTGTGCGCACCCTCTTGCTGCAACCAGACTAGAGAAACTCGTAGATTGGCACTGTGTGTGCACCCTCTTGCTGCAACCAGACTAGAAAAACTCGTAGACTGGCACTGTGTGCACCCTCTTGCTGCAACCAGACTAGAGAAACTCGTAGTTGGTACTGTGTGCACCCTCTTGCTGCAACCAGACTAG